Sequence from the Thermocoleostomius sinensis A174 genome:
ATCGATCGCATTTTGATGAATGGGGAATTACCTGTTTGAATGTCATGAGTAGTCCTGGTGCTGGAAAAACAGCCCTGTTAGAGAGAACATTAGCTGAACTGAATCATGAATTAAGAATGGCGGTAATTGAAGGCGATATGACAACTGAATTAGACGCCGATCGCCTACGTCAATACAATGTTCCAGTGATTGCCATTAACACCGGACGTTCCTGTCATTTGGATGCCAGAATGGTGGCAGGTGGAATTCATCAATTTGCCCATCAATACAATCCGTCGGACTTTGATTTGGTGTTTGTAGAAAATGTCGGCAATTTGGTTTGTCCGGCTAAGTTTGAGGTAGGTGAACACGCTAAAGTTGCACTACTCAGTGTTACGGAAGGGGAAGACAAGCCGCTGAAATATCCGGTGATGTTTCAAGAAGCAGATTGCCTGTTAATTACCAAATTGGATTTAGCCCCCTATTTGGATGTAAAGCTCGATCGCATTGTCGAAAATGTGCGTCAGATGAATTCCCACGTGACCATTATTCCCGTTTCTGCCAAAACTGGTGAAGGGTTAAGTCAGTGGTTCGATTGGATTCGATCGAGCTTGTCTCACTACACAATGCAAAATTTGCCAATTTCAGCCAGTATGTCATTAGGTGGTTAGTCAACTTTAGACTAGTTTGTGTATTGCTCAAAATCGCAATGCATGTGCGCTAATGCCTCCTATCACTATTACCCCCATTTCCTTGTAGCCGGTAGAAGTTATTGCTTGTCGTATATCTCAAACAACGACGAAGTTTGCGCTATTTTCATGCTTTTGGCTAGTATCAAATAGTGCACAAATTAAATATTCGTGCTTGTCGATACAGATTCTTAGGTCAAGAGGTATTTACGATAAACGCAACATCGAGACTTATTGTATCGTTCATCAATCAAGAAGTAGCTTCAACGGATCTTGTTTATGTCTAATACAATTCTTTTCTGGGGAATCATTGCATTCCTTTTGGCAACGCTTGGTGTTGGCGTTTATGCTTCAAAGCAAATCAAAGGAGATAGCGTTAATTATTTAGTGGCAGGACGAGGCTTAGTGCTACCGTTGGCGGCAGCAACTCTAATGGCGCAATCGGTCGATTCTAACGCTACGTTGGGAAATACGGATTTAGTCGCTGAATTCGGGTTTTGGGCTGGAGCCTCATTGCCGCTGGGGTTGGCGCTTTGCTTATTTTTAACTGCCATATTCTATGCAAAGCCGTTGAACCGCATGAACTTGATCACGCTACCTGATTTTTATCGGGTAAAGTATGGTCGCATGACAGAGTTTGTTGCTTCAATCATTATGGTATTAAGCTTCTCGTTCTTACTGGCGGGAAACTTAGTAGCAGGTGGATATTTGTTTCAAACCTTTTTGGGAACTAGCTACACAGCGGGCGTAGTGTTTATTGCGCTGATTGTGTTCATCTACACGGCTAGCGGCGGCTTGTTTGCTGTGGCTTATACAGATGCAATTCAGGTGGCGATCGCATTTTTGGGTTCTATCCTGCTAATTGGGTTTGTTGCCCTAGCATTTGGACTCAATATTCCGGCGGATACCGGGCCATTGGCGTTCGGACAACTGACCAACCCTGAGCAAGGTGCGTTGATTAATTGGGCCACCCTATTAGCCTTAGGGCTGGGTGATATTGTGGCAATCGATTTTATGGCGCGAGTTTTTGCAGCAGAAAGCCCCGAAACAGCACAGCGGGCTTGTTTTATCGGTTCGCTTGGAACGGTAATCATTGGCGTTCCCTTTTCCATCATTGCTCTGTCTGCATCTCAAATTTTGGATCAGGCCGGAGTCGTAGCAGATGGGCCATTACTTTTCGCCATGATTCGAGATATTGTTCCTCCCGTGATTGGGCTAATTGTGATTGCTGCTATCCTCTCTGCGTCATTATCAACGGCTGATGGTGCAATTCTAGGTACTTCCTCGGTCATTGCTCACAATATCATCGGCATTCGCCATACTGATCATGGCGCAGGAGGCGATCGCTTGCTAGCTCTAACTCGCACGATGGCCGTTGTCATTACCTTACTTGGTATTTTCTTCGCGCTGCGGGTTCCTCAAACTGGTGTCTTATTGTTGTTAGCGTTTGATTTAGGCTTTGCGGGTTTATTAGTTCCACTGACAGGAGGGTTATTCTGGCCCAAAGCCACTCGAGAAGGAGCATTGGCTTGTATTATTGTTGGCTCTGTTACACGGTTAATATTGTTCATGCTGATGCCAACCACCTTTGGAATCGATAACACGTTGCTATACATTCCAAACACCCTCTTTACGCCTGACTTTGATGGCATTCCGACGCTAGTTAGTCCACTAATTGGGCTAGCTGTATTTCTAATTGTTTCAAACAAAACTTACCGAGGCTTACGTGCCGAAGATCCAGAAACGGCGCGGGAGTTGCAGCGGCTTTAGCGAAGGCTACGGTGATATAGATAGACTAAATAAGCTCCCCCGCTTCTCGCACCTTTCTACGTTCTTATGCATTTCTACGTTCTTATGCATTTGCGATGCGCTAGAGGATGTTTCCTACAAATTGACTCCTACAAATTGACGTTTGCTACAAATTCACCAACGCCAATTCACCCGTTCCGGCAATCACTTGTCCAATCGTCCAAGCGGCCAGATTTTGTGCGGCAAACCACTGAATCGTGCGATCGACTTGATTGGGTGGAACCAGCAACACAAAGCCAATGCCCATATTGAATGTATGGAACATGTCGATCGGGCTGACGGAACCACGCGCTGCAAGCCAGGAAAAAATCGGTGGTATTGGCCAAGAAGAAGCATCCACCGCGATCGATTGGCCACTCGCTAAACATCTCGGTAGATTTTCCGGTAGCCCACCTCCGGTGATATGGGCCATGCCATGAATTTCCAGTCCTGCTTGCCGCGCTGCCAAAACAGGTTTGACATAAATCTGGGTAGGGGTGAGCAGTTCATCAGCTAACGATTTGCCCCCCAGTTCAGAAGGTATAGCATCCAGTGAATACCCATTGGCTTCAATGATTTTCCGCACCAAGCTATACCCGTTGCTATGAATGCCTTGACTTGCCAGCCCGATCGCCACATCACCTACTTGCACTTGCGAGCCATCTAGGATCTCGCTCTTTTCCACAATTCCAACACAAAATCCTGCTAAATCATACTCGCCCGCTTGATAAAACCCTGGCATTTCTGCCGTTTCTCCGCCCAGCAGTGCACATCCCGCCATGCGGCATCCTTCAGCAATACCAGAGACGACTTCTGCTAACTGCTCAGGGTTCAGTCTGCCTGTTGCTAAATAATCCAAAAAAAACAGCGGTTCGGCTCCGGATGTTAATACATCGTTAACACACATCGCTACCAGGTCAATGCCAACTGTTGTGTGGTAATCACACTGGTGTGCTAATTTCAGTTTTGTGCCCACGCCATCGGTTCCTGACACCAACACAGGCTCCCGATAGCCACTAGGTAACTGAAAAAATCCACTAAAGCCACCCAACCCACCCAACACCTCCGGACGATGAGTACTTTCCACCAGGCTGCGAATTCGCTGCACAAACGCCCGTCCTGCCTCTACATCCACACCTGCTTGCCGATAGTCCATGTGCCTGTCTCCGATCGTCTCCCTTGCAGGAGGTATTGTATCGAATCAGCGAGTGATCGGTAATAGGGGGGAGTGGACTAGACGTGCGGATGGGCTTCAAGCATTCAAGTCAAACTTGTAACGATTGATGAACAGATCGATGACGACATCGTACAACGAAGACGACATCGTGCAACGAAGCGGCGTTTACTAGATGTGCCAGTTTGAATCTTAGCTATTAGAGATTAGAGAATACCCACAACAGCAAACTTGGTTACAGGAATGAACTGGATAAATTCTAACGTTACAGTAATTTTTGCGGCTTTGGACAAATGCCTGCTGAACACTCGCCGGTAATTCTCTCCAAGTAAATTGATCGACAACCGATCGCCTTTCAATGATGGCTGCCTCCGTTTCCTGTGATGTTAATTGATTCACTGGTCTATTCTCTTTATGAGCCGTCATAGTAAGTTGGCGTCGATAAATCTTTTGTTCTTGAAAGCGTTCATATTTTGCTTCAACTTTTAGACAATGTCTCCTTACTATATCTTCAAGCTGGTAAGCCTGTTTACTATATACTTGACTATATACAATGCGTGCGTCTTGTTCTTGGCAAAGCAAGTAAACAGTATTGAGATATGTGCTGAAGTGAATTTTGTTTGATGATTGGTGAAAATGGTCTTGCAGAAATTCTGCAATATGATAATAAATTCGTTTTTTACTTTCCACTTCTTGATCGATTTTTGCTAGCTCGGACAGCGATCGCTTGCTGTCATTCAATCCTTCGATCAATCCTTGTAGCCACACTATCATTTGGTTGGGCGTTAGCTGTTTGCACTTTGCATTTTTTTGCAGAGACTCGATTTGAATCTGGAGCAATTGCAGCGTCTCACCAAATATTTCTTGACTGCTCATAGACTACTCTCAAACGAATGGTTTTTAACAGGGAATTAGTGGGTTTTTAACGGCTTTAGTTGCTGAATTCTGCCTCAAATGATGTAGAAAACTGATAAAGCAATCGATCGAATTTGTTTACGATCGATGTAATCATTGATGCAATGATCAATGTCATGATTGCGGAATCTTCGACCTAATCTAACTGCAATATCTAACGGCGATGAAGAGGATACTATCTGGTTAGTTTGAACGGATGCTGGTTTTCCTGATTTCTAATCCGTAGGCGACGAATGCGCCGCTCAAATCACGATACTGAAACGCTGTGGCTACACCCGTGTGTGGTCACACTACACCTTTCATTGAAAGGCGATGATTTCAAGAAAATCGTTACAATTCTAAATATGCGATGAATAGATGATTCGGCCAACCCTCGTATATGTAGTCCGGCCAACCCGCGAAAATGCTTAAATTTGCAACGCTGATGCCAGAATCCTCCAGATTTTGTTTAAATCAGATTGGACTCGATGTCGGTCTCTGTTTATAACGCTGCCCCCTTGATCCAGTTGCTATGAAAATTCGTCCCTCCCTATTACTGGGCTTGTTTCTCACCTGCTTGATGGGTGCGATCGCCCTGTCTGACCTGCCTTCCAGTGCCTCTATCCCAACACTGTTCAACACATCGGCTAATCCACCGTTAACCGTATCGTCAGATACCGCTGTCGCTTCATCGATTTCAATTACCGACGGCGCTCGCAAAACGGTTCTTGATAACGGCTTAACCATATTGACCAAGGAAGTGCATACAGCCCCCGTGGTGAGTGTCCAGGTGTGGTATCGCGTCGGATCGCGCAACGAACCGCCTGGAGAAAACGGCATTTCCCATCAGTTGGAACACATGATGTTTAAAGGCACAGCCGATCGCCCGATTCAATTTGGGCGATTTTTTAGTGCTTTGGGCAGCCAGTCTAACGCTTTTACCAGTTATGACATGACGGCTTATTACGGCACGGTGGAACGTGACAAACTGGAAGCGATGCTGGTGTTGGAAGCCGATCGCATGGTGAATTCCCTGATTGATGAATCGGGGCTGGAAAGCGAGAAACGAGTGGTAATCTCAGAGCTACAGGGCTACGAAAACAGTCCTGACTATCGCTTGAGTCGCGCTGTCACGCGGGCTGCTTTTCCAGAACATCCCTATGGTTTACCCGTAGGTGGAACCAAGGCAGATGTGCAGAGCTTTACAGTCGATGCCGTTCAGCGCTACTACGAGACTTACTACACACCTGATAATGCAGTGCTGATTATCACGGGAGATTTTGATACAGAGACTGTATTAGCGCAGATTGAAGACTTGTTTGGAGAAATTCCTAAGCGCACTGGTGATGCTCCGTCCGCAGGTGTGATTCCGGCTCCACCCGAAGCCCGACAAGCTCCGATCGTGTTGCGCGAACCGGGTAGTGCGGCGTTGCTGAATGCGGTGTATCCATTAGTGGATATCCAGCATCCTGATGTACCCGCGATTGATCTGATGGATACAGTGTTGTCGGTGGGGCGCAGTTCCCGACTGTATCAAGCCTTAGTGGAAACCGGGTTAGCCAGCAATGCTGGAACCTATGCCTCGGCAATGATTGAACCAGGTTGGTATGATCTATTTGTAACAGCAGCTCCGGGACAATCTCTGGAGGCGATCGATGAAGTGGTGCTGCAAACCATTGAGGTGTTGCGGCAGCAGGGCATTACCCCCGAGGAACTGGAGCGGGCCAAAACGCAATTGAAAACTTTCTTTGTGTTATCGAGCCAAGATATTACCAGTCAGGCAAATCAGTTAGGATACTTTGAAATCGTAGCTGGCGATTATCAATACGGCGATCGCTATTTAGCAGCCATTGAGCAAGTCACCGCTGAGGATGTGCAACGGGTGGCGCAAACCTATCTCGATCCGGCAAAGCGCACACTGGGCTTCTTTGAACCGACACAATTAGACGGTGCTCCAGAGGTACAGGGCGATGGACGGACGACGCAAACAATGGAAAAGTTTGATCCGGGAGAACCCGTTGACCCAGCGGAAGTGGCTCGCTATTTGCCACCCATTCCAGATACAACTGACAGCAGCACTCAAGTATTGCCCGAAAAATTTACATTAAACAATGGTCTGGAAGTGGTGCTATTGCCAGATTCTAGCAATCCTATCGTCAATCTCAGCGGTTGGGTAGAGGCAGGAAGTGGATTTGATGCAATCGACCAAGCCGGATTAGCTAGCTTAACAGCCGATAATTTGCTCAACGGCACTGAAACTAACGATGCACTGACGATCGCCAAAACCTTAGAAGATCAGGGAGCCGAACTGCTCTTTAGTAGCCGTCGTGAAGGGGTTAGCATCAATGGCTATGCTTTGAATGAAAATTTGCCGTTGCTGGTGCAAACCTTGGCGGATGTGCTGCAAAACGCTACGTTTCCTGCCGATCAACTAGAACTCAGCCGTCAACGAGCGCTTTCTCAGCTACAAGTAGAACTCGATGATCCTGAACAATTGAGTTGGCGCGTTTTTCGACAAACCGTATACCCAGAAGGACATCCCTTCTACTCTGTGCCCACTGAAGCAAGTTTGATGCAGATCACGCAAGCAGATGTGATGAACTTCTACCAAACTTATTACCGCCCTGATACTACGGTACTGTCACTGGTGGGTGATTTTGAGTCGAACCAAGTTAAAGCTTTATTAAGTGAAGCATTTGGGGAATGGAAAGCAGAAGGCGATCGTCCTGAATTAGTGTATTCGGAGGTGTCTTTACCACCATCGACAAGACGATTAAACCAGGTGATTCCAGGCAAAGCTGAAGCGGTGACATTCATGGGGTATGGTAGCGCTTTGAGTCGTCAAGATCCGCGCTTCTATGCTGCTTTGGTGCTGAATCAAATTGTTGGAGGGGATGTGTTGTCTAGCCGTTTGGGTAGCGAAATTCGCGATCGATTGGGGCTGACCTATGGTATCTACAGTTTCTTCCAAGCAGGGCAACATCCTGGACCCTTTGCCATTGTCATGCAAACCTCTCCCAATGATGTGGATCGAGCCATTGACAGCACCCTAGCGGTTTTACGACAATTGCGCGAACAGGGCGTAACAACGACAGAAATTGACACGGCTAAGCGATCGCTGATCAGCAGCTACTCGGTAGATTTATCTGCGCCGCCCGTGCTAGTTTCGGAAATTCTTTTTAACGATGTCTACGGACTGGGATTAGAAGAAATTCGTGAGTTTCCTACCAAAATTGAAGCTGTTACCCCCGATCAAATTCAGCAAGTGCTAGACGACCTGATTCGCCCCGATAACTTTGTGATTGTCACCTCTGGTCCGGCCAGAGGTGCGATCGATGTAGGCACCTAAAATCATCGGCGTGGCTGAATTCACGTCAGAGTTGCCCTCATCTCCTACCCTTCTCCCGGAGGGAGCAG
This genomic interval carries:
- the hypB gene encoding hydrogenase nickel incorporation protein HypB yields the protein MHQTFDAALEINLLHANQQGADHNRSHFDEWGITCLNVMSSPGAGKTALLERTLAELNHELRMAVIEGDMTTELDADRLRQYNVPVIAINTGRSCHLDARMVAGGIHQFAHQYNPSDFDLVFVENVGNLVCPAKFEVGEHAKVALLSVTEGEDKPLKYPVMFQEADCLLITKLDLAPYLDVKLDRIVENVRQMNSHVTIIPVSAKTGEGLSQWFDWIRSSLSHYTMQNLPISASMSLGG
- a CDS encoding sodium:solute symporter family protein; the encoded protein is MSNTILFWGIIAFLLATLGVGVYASKQIKGDSVNYLVAGRGLVLPLAAATLMAQSVDSNATLGNTDLVAEFGFWAGASLPLGLALCLFLTAIFYAKPLNRMNLITLPDFYRVKYGRMTEFVASIIMVLSFSFLLAGNLVAGGYLFQTFLGTSYTAGVVFIALIVFIYTASGGLFAVAYTDAIQVAIAFLGSILLIGFVALAFGLNIPADTGPLAFGQLTNPEQGALINWATLLALGLGDIVAIDFMARVFAAESPETAQRACFIGSLGTVIIGVPFSIIALSASQILDQAGVVADGPLLFAMIRDIVPPVIGLIVIAAILSASLSTADGAILGTSSVIAHNIIGIRHTDHGAGGDRLLALTRTMAVVITLLGIFFALRVPQTGVLLLLAFDLGFAGLLVPLTGGLFWPKATREGALACIIVGSVTRLILFMLMPTTFGIDNTLLYIPNTLFTPDFDGIPTLVSPLIGLAVFLIVSNKTYRGLRAEDPETARELQRL
- the purM gene encoding phosphoribosylformylglycinamidine cyclo-ligase, with the protein product MDYRQAGVDVEAGRAFVQRIRSLVESTHRPEVLGGLGGFSGFFQLPSGYREPVLVSGTDGVGTKLKLAHQCDYHTTVGIDLVAMCVNDVLTSGAEPLFFLDYLATGRLNPEQLAEVVSGIAEGCRMAGCALLGGETAEMPGFYQAGEYDLAGFCVGIVEKSEILDGSQVQVGDVAIGLASQGIHSNGYSLVRKIIEANGYSLDAIPSELGGKSLADELLTPTQIYVKPVLAARQAGLEIHGMAHITGGGLPENLPRCLASGQSIAVDASSWPIPPIFSWLAARGSVSPIDMFHTFNMGIGFVLLVPPNQVDRTIQWFAAQNLAAWTIGQVIAGTGELALVNL
- a CDS encoding M16 family metallopeptidase is translated as MKIRPSLLLGLFLTCLMGAIALSDLPSSASIPTLFNTSANPPLTVSSDTAVASSISITDGARKTVLDNGLTILTKEVHTAPVVSVQVWYRVGSRNEPPGENGISHQLEHMMFKGTADRPIQFGRFFSALGSQSNAFTSYDMTAYYGTVERDKLEAMLVLEADRMVNSLIDESGLESEKRVVISELQGYENSPDYRLSRAVTRAAFPEHPYGLPVGGTKADVQSFTVDAVQRYYETYYTPDNAVLIITGDFDTETVLAQIEDLFGEIPKRTGDAPSAGVIPAPPEARQAPIVLREPGSAALLNAVYPLVDIQHPDVPAIDLMDTVLSVGRSSRLYQALVETGLASNAGTYASAMIEPGWYDLFVTAAPGQSLEAIDEVVLQTIEVLRQQGITPEELERAKTQLKTFFVLSSQDITSQANQLGYFEIVAGDYQYGDRYLAAIEQVTAEDVQRVAQTYLDPAKRTLGFFEPTQLDGAPEVQGDGRTTQTMEKFDPGEPVDPAEVARYLPPIPDTTDSSTQVLPEKFTLNNGLEVVLLPDSSNPIVNLSGWVEAGSGFDAIDQAGLASLTADNLLNGTETNDALTIAKTLEDQGAELLFSSRREGVSINGYALNENLPLLVQTLADVLQNATFPADQLELSRQRALSQLQVELDDPEQLSWRVFRQTVYPEGHPFYSVPTEASLMQITQADVMNFYQTYYRPDTTVLSLVGDFESNQVKALLSEAFGEWKAEGDRPELVYSEVSLPPSTRRLNQVIPGKAEAVTFMGYGSALSRQDPRFYAALVLNQIVGGDVLSSRLGSEIRDRLGLTYGIYSFFQAGQHPGPFAIVMQTSPNDVDRAIDSTLAVLRQLREQGVTTTEIDTAKRSLISSYSVDLSAPPVLVSEILFNDVYGLGLEEIREFPTKIEAVTPDQIQQVLDDLIRPDNFVIVTSGPARGAIDVGT